One Robbsia sp. KACC 23696 DNA segment encodes these proteins:
- a CDS encoding BON domain-containing protein — translation MTATRGRRGWVVRGVTSALFAFGIAATLQGCPLLLIGAAAGAGGGALVATDRRTVGTQADDREIQIRSAAQLSGDLPQGSHADVAVFNRRVLVVGEVPTPAAKEYATAIIRNVADVESIVNELAVQPASMLSARSNDTFITSKVKSSLIAEKDLSANHFKVVTERGTVYLMGLVTRAEGARAADIASRVPGVTQVVKAYQYILPSKTTDDAFMSTAPDRTAGPDSSSATPGGDPSADPNSADTAGVTTGAIPSMGVTSQPLQQQAPAPVGEAHSPVSGNPKTTKLP, via the coding sequence ATGACGGCAACACGCGGCAGACGCGGATGGGTGGTTCGGGGAGTGACAAGTGCGTTGTTCGCGTTCGGCATTGCCGCGACATTGCAAGGATGTCCGCTGCTGTTGATCGGTGCGGCGGCAGGTGCTGGCGGGGGCGCTTTGGTGGCGACCGATCGTCGGACCGTGGGCACGCAGGCCGACGACCGCGAGATCCAGATTCGTTCCGCCGCGCAGTTGTCGGGCGATCTGCCGCAGGGTTCGCACGCCGATGTGGCCGTGTTCAATCGTCGCGTGCTGGTGGTGGGGGAAGTGCCGACGCCGGCAGCGAAGGAATATGCGACGGCCATCATTCGCAATGTGGCCGATGTCGAGAGCATCGTGAACGAGCTGGCGGTGCAGCCGGCGAGCATGCTCAGTGCGCGCTCGAACGACACGTTCATCACGAGCAAGGTGAAGTCGTCGTTGATCGCCGAGAAGGATTTGTCGGCGAACCACTTCAAGGTGGTGACGGAGCGCGGCACCGTGTATCTGATGGGCTTGGTGACGCGTGCTGAGGGCGCCCGCGCCGCGGACATCGCGAGCCGCGTGCCGGGCGTGACGCAGGTCGTGAAGGCGTATCAATACATCCTGCCGTCGAAGACGACGGACGATGCCTTCATGTCGACGGCGCCGGACCGGACGGCAGGGCCGGATAGTTCCTCGGCCACGCCGGGGGGCGATCCGAGCGCGGATCCCAACAGCGCGGATACGGCCGGCGTCACGACTGGCGCGATTCCGAGCATGGGCGTGACGTCGCAGCCGTTGCAGCAGCAGGCGCCGGCGCCGGTGGGCGAAGCACATTCTCCGGTATCGGGTAATCCAAAGACCACCAAGTTGCCGTAA
- a CDS encoding c-type cytochrome produces the protein MKKLVLKCGAATGAAILMVAAAPAMAAVDATSAMMLAMGNSCMGCHAIDRKMVGPSFQDIAKKYKGDATAEDKLATKVIKGGAGVWGMVPMPSHPGLSQADAHTIVQWVLEGAPNK, from the coding sequence ATGAAGAAGCTCGTCTTGAAGTGCGGTGCCGCGACGGGTGCGGCCATATTGATGGTCGCGGCAGCGCCGGCGATGGCCGCGGTGGATGCGACCTCGGCCATGATGCTGGCGATGGGAAATTCCTGCATGGGCTGCCATGCGATCGACCGGAAGATGGTCGGGCCGTCGTTTCAGGACATCGCCAAGAAGTACAAGGGCGACGCGACAGCAGAAGACAAGCTGGCAACGAAGGTGATCAAGGGCGGCGCGGGCGTGTGGGGGATGGTGCCGATGCCGTCGCATCCGGGGCTAAGCCAGGCCGATGCGCATACGATAGTGCAGTGGGTGTTGGAAGGCGCACCGAATAAGTAA
- a CDS encoding sugar ABC transporter substrate-binding protein has translation MKRMFNSLNAVRALSLAVSLIGATAAHAAPSGTVAFLMPDQASTRYEQHDFPGFKAEMSKLCPACKVLYQNANADVAQQQQQFNSVISQGAKVIVLDPVDSTAAASLVRMAQAQGIKVIAYDRPVPTTPANYYISFDNEGIGKLISQSLVQHLKDTGVPASKGGILAVGGSPTDAAAGLIKKGMHAGLEGSGYKTLAEYDTPEWAPPKAQQWVSGQITRFGSQIVGVVAANDGTAGGAVAAFKAAGVNPVPPVTGNDATLAGLQLIISGDQYNTILKPSEVVAAAAAKVAVAYLSGETPKAETTLFKTPSQLFTPSVITAKNLKTEVVDKGIASAKDLCTGRYAAGCASLGIAH, from the coding sequence ATGAAGAGGATGTTCAACAGCCTGAATGCGGTTCGTGCGCTAAGCCTGGCCGTAAGCTTGATCGGCGCGACTGCGGCACACGCGGCCCCCAGCGGCACCGTGGCGTTCCTGATGCCGGACCAGGCTTCCACGCGTTATGAGCAGCACGATTTCCCGGGTTTCAAAGCCGAGATGTCCAAGCTGTGCCCCGCATGCAAGGTCTTATATCAAAACGCGAATGCCGATGTCGCGCAACAGCAGCAGCAATTCAATTCAGTGATTTCGCAGGGCGCCAAGGTCATTGTGCTCGACCCGGTTGACTCGACGGCGGCAGCCTCGCTGGTGCGGATGGCGCAGGCGCAAGGCATAAAAGTGATCGCCTACGATCGGCCCGTTCCGACCACGCCCGCGAATTACTATATTTCGTTCGACAACGAGGGGATCGGTAAGCTGATTTCGCAGTCGCTCGTTCAGCATTTGAAAGACACCGGCGTACCGGCGAGCAAGGGGGGCATTCTCGCCGTGGGCGGTTCCCCGACCGATGCGGCTGCCGGACTGATCAAAAAGGGGATGCACGCGGGCCTGGAAGGCAGCGGCTATAAAACCCTGGCGGAATACGACACCCCGGAATGGGCTCCGCCAAAGGCGCAGCAGTGGGTGAGCGGCCAGATCACCCGCTTTGGTTCACAGATCGTGGGCGTGGTGGCGGCGAACGACGGGACCGCCGGCGGCGCCGTTGCGGCGTTCAAGGCCGCGGGCGTGAACCCGGTGCCGCCTGTCACAGGAAATGACGCAACGCTGGCCGGTTTGCAATTGATCATCTCGGGCGATCAATACAACACGATCTTGAAACCGAGCGAGGTCGTGGCTGCCGCTGCGGCGAAGGTTGCGGTCGCCTATCTCTCCGGCGAGACGCCAAAGGCGGAAACGACGCTGTTCAAAACGCCCTCCCAACTCTTCACGCCCAGCGTGATCACGGCCAAGAATTTGAAGACGGAGGTCGTGGATAAGGGGATCGCATCGGCGAAAGACTTGTGCACCGGGCGATACGCTGCGGGCTGCGCAAGTTTGGGCATCGCGCACTGA
- a CDS encoding ATP-binding cassette domain-containing protein: MTDNDKRSVTATPVLSLRGVSKNFGAVSALTDIDLDVHAGEVVALVGDNGAGKSTLVKILAGVHQPTSGTIHFDGKEIALSTPGAALDLGIATVFQDLALCENLDVVANIYLGRELNALRLDEVAMEVRAWTLLNELSARIPSVRDVVASLSGGQRQTVAIARSLLLDPKLIMLDEPTAALGVAQTAEVLNLIERVRDRGHAVIMISHNMEDVRAVADRIVVLRLGRNNGIFYPDSSNQELVAAITGATENAVSRRAGKRQAETERADLSTAVRE, from the coding sequence ATGACTGATAACGACAAACGCTCCGTCACCGCGACGCCGGTTCTAAGCCTGCGCGGGGTGTCGAAAAACTTCGGTGCCGTCTCTGCGTTGACGGATATCGACCTCGATGTGCACGCCGGTGAAGTGGTGGCCCTCGTCGGCGACAACGGCGCGGGAAAATCGACGCTGGTAAAGATCCTGGCGGGCGTGCATCAGCCGACGTCAGGCACGATTCACTTCGACGGCAAAGAGATCGCTTTGTCCACGCCTGGCGCGGCGCTCGATCTGGGGATCGCGACGGTATTTCAAGATCTGGCGCTGTGCGAGAACCTGGATGTGGTTGCCAATATTTATCTAGGGCGCGAGTTGAACGCGCTTCGGCTCGACGAAGTGGCGATGGAGGTGCGCGCGTGGACGCTGCTCAACGAGCTGTCCGCGCGTATTCCCAGCGTACGCGACGTCGTGGCATCGCTATCGGGCGGCCAGCGGCAGACGGTGGCGATCGCACGTTCGCTGCTGCTGGACCCGAAACTCATCATGCTTGATGAGCCCACCGCAGCGTTAGGCGTCGCGCAAACCGCCGAGGTCCTGAATCTGATCGAACGGGTCCGTGATCGCGGTCATGCGGTGATCATGATCAGCCACAACATGGAGGATGTACGTGCGGTGGCGGATCGGATCGTCGTGCTGCGGCTGGGCCGCAACAATGGCATTTTTTATCCAGACTCCTCCAATCAAGAGCTCGTCGCGGCCATTACGGGCGCCACCGAAAATGCGGTTTCGCGGCGCGCGGGAAAGCGCCAGGCAGAGACGGAACGCGCAGACCTCAGCACGGCGGTAAGGGAATGA